One region of Oryza sativa Japonica Group chromosome 5, ASM3414082v1 genomic DNA includes:
- the LOC4337952 gene encoding uncharacterized protein isoform X2 has translation MPKKPSLSRVASETRLLFSSWEPESPLDATSGSGKDAPADQQEGDGKRGRQRSPGDEARPKRQRKTKKKNKKQLDLLEREDDPLIQLRSLKDRFKGRLKEGVASARLKCLDTLLNESRDLSQGNESKGNLLKSLIQKAELDLWQVKELETDPTSGASQSKEEASAAASDGQGDDKERGDLQAVEAYGSPPGKEKVDLQAAKDSSPTAGRKGKGKRIIGYEAQQKESNIQDVKTSSQQETRKPKRKKQKKRQRRKMEESTENLSCRSGSSPSSSHDATSTSTIEGEPEQPSFGDLASIAQDHDDKIASDVVDIKQEQESAEDILALLDMMDKDAIQEKFNYYLKQLGFESNEYDFWSETYEPEQLTALHERLAIYRIVGYELSKGRKLGKQDIAKLKEQYNPSILRKEGYFRHYEESLEWYFDLEWCKYSGFQDYQRLVLHDNVEFLEWEHYHLNYNTYEDDLAYVRYRARLANETKWIEDYLARDITQAEWRRVKDIASVQALKIARVSGGVKAQAALAGFRDHIWSIQFDFNHYKDFDGVYFKIWKRVAKRKMNFREALLEVYREDMFPVRKNGIKYELDNTQLRFKSMKEKYDAHVACLDESVPEDEVRQLIKEAVIKMKPKPHTYLDYARKKLQISMNIDLITKRRHCPWLLRTDRLGFGSRHRRTSDATATHPLPPPPIDNPERLHTTTIPPLMPVPIAGSSTAKKKHPVPSPTAGSSTAKEKHPAPSPIS, from the exons ATGCCGAAGAAGCCGTCGCTGTCGCGGGTTGCTTCAGAGACGCGGCTGCTGTTTTCTAGCTGGGAACCTGAATCCCCGTTGGATGCTACCAGCGGATCCGGAAAAGATGCACCCGCCGATCAACAGGAAGGCGACGGGAAGCGGGGCCGACAACGCTCGCCTGGTGACGAAGCGAGGCCTAAGCGGCAGCGcaagacgaagaagaagaataagAAGCAGTTGGATTTATTGGAGCGGGAGGACGATCCCCTAATCCAATTGAGGTCATTGAAGGATCGATTCAAGGGTCGATTGAAGGAGGGCGTTGCTTCAGCCCGATTGAAGTGTTTAGACACACTATTGAATGAGTCGAGGGATTTATCGCAGGGGAATGAGTCCAAGGGGAATTTGTTGAAGAGCCTCATTCAAAAGGCAGAGTTGGATTTGTGGCAGGTGAAGGAACTGGAAACCGATCCCACGTCCGGTGCTAGCCAATCCAAAGAAGAAGCTTCTGCTGCAGCTTCTGATGGACAGGGAGACGATAAGGAAAGGGGTGACTTGCAAGCAGTCGAGGCCTATGGTTCTCCTCCTGGTAAGGAGAAGGTTGACTTGCAAGCAGCTAAGGACTCTTCTCCCACTGCTGGGAGGAAGGGAAAGGGCAAGCGTATTATAGGGTATGAAGCACAACAGAAGGAAAGCAACATTCAAGATGTTAAAACATCAAGTCAACAAGAAACTAGAAAGCCAAAGaggaagaagcagaagaagaggcAGAGGCGCAAGATGGAGGAATCCACGGAAAATCTATCATGCCGCAGTGGCAGCAGCCCATCCTCTTCTCATGATGCAACAAGCACATCGACAATAGAGGGGGAGCCAGAACAACCATCTTTTGGGGATCTTGCGAGCATTGCACAAGACCATGATGACAAGATTGCATCTGACGTTGTTGACatcaaacaagaacaagaatcAGCAGAAGATATCCTAGCTCTCCTCGACATGATGGATAAGGATGCcatccaagaaaaattcaatTACTATCTCAAGCAGCTGGGCTTTGAGTCAAATGAGTATGATTTTTGGTCTGAAACCTATGAGCCAGAGCAACTCACTGCGTTGCACGAGCGGTTAGCCATCTACCGCATCGTAGGTTATGAG CTATCAAAGGGTAGGAAGCTTGGCAAACAGGATATTGCAAAACTGAAAGAGCAGTACAATCCGTCCATTCTTCGTAAGGAAGGATACTTCCGGCACTATGAGGAGAGTCTTGAGTGGTACTTCGATCTTGAATGGTGCAAGTACTCTGGTTTTCAAGACTATCAGCGGCTAGTGCTTCATGATAAT GTTGAGTTCTTAGAGTGGGAGCATTACCACTTAAATTATAATACCTATGAGGATGATCTAGCATATGTCAGGTATCGTGCACGCTTAGCAAATGAGACTAAG TGGATTGAAGATTATCTGGCCCGTGACATAACTCAGGCTGAG TGGCGTAGGGTTAAGGATATAGCTTCAGTTCAAGCACTGAAGATTGCAAGAGTCTCTGGTGGTGTCAAGGCACAGGCAGCTTTGGCTGGTTTCAGA GATCATATATGGAGCATTCAGTTTGATTTCAATCACTATAAGGATTTTGATGGTGTTTACTTCAAGATTTGGAAGCGGGTTGCTAAGAGAAAG ATGAATTTTAGAGAAGCTTTGTTGGAAGTGTATAGAGAAGATATGTTTCCTGTGCGCAAGAATGGTATTAAGTACGAACTTGATAATACTCAACTAAGATTCAAGTCGATGAAAGAAAAG TATGATGCCCACGTGGCTTGCCTTGATGAGTCG GTGCCAGAAGATGAAGTTCGTCAGTTGATCAAAGAGGCCGTTATAAAAATG aAACCAAAACCACATACCTATTTGGACTACGCCAGGAAGAAGTTACAGATATCAATGAATATCGATTTGATTACCAAAA GACGGCATTGTCCCTGGCTTCTGCGTACAGATCGATTGGGATTCGGGAGCAGACACCGACGAACAAGCGACGCCACCGCCACACatccccttccgccgccgccaataGACAACCCCGAGCGCCTCCACACCACCACCATCCCGCCGCTGATGCCGGTGCCCATCGCTGGCAGCAGCACTGCAAAAAAGAAGCACCCAGTCCCATCGCCCACCGCTGGCAGCAGCACTGCAAAAGAGAAGCACCCAGCACCCAGTCCCATCTCCTAA
- the LOC4337952 gene encoding uncharacterized protein isoform X4 has protein sequence MPKKPSLSRVASETRLLFSSWEPESPLDATSGSGKDAPADQQEGDGKRGRQRSPGDEARPKRQRKTKKKNKKQLDLLEREDDPLIQLRSLKDRFKGRLKEGVASARLKCLDTLLNESRDLSQGNESKGNLLKSLIQKAELDLWQVKELETDPTSGASQSKEEASAAASDGQGDDKERGDLQAVEAYGSPPGKEKVDLQAAKDSSPTAGRKGKGKRIIGYEAQQKESNIQDVKTSSQQETRKPKRKKQKKRQRRKMEESTENLSCRSGSSPSSSHDATSTSTIEGEPEQPSFGDLASIAQDHDDKIASDVVDIKQEQESAEDILALLDMMDKDAIQEKFNYYLKQLGFESNEYDFWSETYEPEQLTALHERLAIYRIVGYELSKGRKLGKQDIAKLKEQYNPSILRKEGYFRHYEESLEWYFDLEWCKYSGFQDYQRLVLHDNVEFLEWEHYHLNYNTYEDDLAYVRYRARLANETKWIEDYLARDITQAEWRRVKDIASVQALKIARVSGGVKAQAALAGFRDHIWSIQFDFNHYKDFDGVYFKIWKRVAKRKMNFREALLEVYREDMFPVRKNGIKYELDNTQLRFKSMKEKYDAHVACLDESVPEDEVRQLIKEAVIKMKPKPHTYLDYARKKLQISMNIDLITKTLLWIKKGLPGSIFPGCE, from the exons ATGCCGAAGAAGCCGTCGCTGTCGCGGGTTGCTTCAGAGACGCGGCTGCTGTTTTCTAGCTGGGAACCTGAATCCCCGTTGGATGCTACCAGCGGATCCGGAAAAGATGCACCCGCCGATCAACAGGAAGGCGACGGGAAGCGGGGCCGACAACGCTCGCCTGGTGACGAAGCGAGGCCTAAGCGGCAGCGcaagacgaagaagaagaataagAAGCAGTTGGATTTATTGGAGCGGGAGGACGATCCCCTAATCCAATTGAGGTCATTGAAGGATCGATTCAAGGGTCGATTGAAGGAGGGCGTTGCTTCAGCCCGATTGAAGTGTTTAGACACACTATTGAATGAGTCGAGGGATTTATCGCAGGGGAATGAGTCCAAGGGGAATTTGTTGAAGAGCCTCATTCAAAAGGCAGAGTTGGATTTGTGGCAGGTGAAGGAACTGGAAACCGATCCCACGTCCGGTGCTAGCCAATCCAAAGAAGAAGCTTCTGCTGCAGCTTCTGATGGACAGGGAGACGATAAGGAAAGGGGTGACTTGCAAGCAGTCGAGGCCTATGGTTCTCCTCCTGGTAAGGAGAAGGTTGACTTGCAAGCAGCTAAGGACTCTTCTCCCACTGCTGGGAGGAAGGGAAAGGGCAAGCGTATTATAGGGTATGAAGCACAACAGAAGGAAAGCAACATTCAAGATGTTAAAACATCAAGTCAACAAGAAACTAGAAAGCCAAAGaggaagaagcagaagaagaggcAGAGGCGCAAGATGGAGGAATCCACGGAAAATCTATCATGCCGCAGTGGCAGCAGCCCATCCTCTTCTCATGATGCAACAAGCACATCGACAATAGAGGGGGAGCCAGAACAACCATCTTTTGGGGATCTTGCGAGCATTGCACAAGACCATGATGACAAGATTGCATCTGACGTTGTTGACatcaaacaagaacaagaatcAGCAGAAGATATCCTAGCTCTCCTCGACATGATGGATAAGGATGCcatccaagaaaaattcaatTACTATCTCAAGCAGCTGGGCTTTGAGTCAAATGAGTATGATTTTTGGTCTGAAACCTATGAGCCAGAGCAACTCACTGCGTTGCACGAGCGGTTAGCCATCTACCGCATCGTAGGTTATGAG CTATCAAAGGGTAGGAAGCTTGGCAAACAGGATATTGCAAAACTGAAAGAGCAGTACAATCCGTCCATTCTTCGTAAGGAAGGATACTTCCGGCACTATGAGGAGAGTCTTGAGTGGTACTTCGATCTTGAATGGTGCAAGTACTCTGGTTTTCAAGACTATCAGCGGCTAGTGCTTCATGATAAT GTTGAGTTCTTAGAGTGGGAGCATTACCACTTAAATTATAATACCTATGAGGATGATCTAGCATATGTCAGGTATCGTGCACGCTTAGCAAATGAGACTAAG TGGATTGAAGATTATCTGGCCCGTGACATAACTCAGGCTGAG TGGCGTAGGGTTAAGGATATAGCTTCAGTTCAAGCACTGAAGATTGCAAGAGTCTCTGGTGGTGTCAAGGCACAGGCAGCTTTGGCTGGTTTCAGA GATCATATATGGAGCATTCAGTTTGATTTCAATCACTATAAGGATTTTGATGGTGTTTACTTCAAGATTTGGAAGCGGGTTGCTAAGAGAAAG ATGAATTTTAGAGAAGCTTTGTTGGAAGTGTATAGAGAAGATATGTTTCCTGTGCGCAAGAATGGTATTAAGTACGAACTTGATAATACTCAACTAAGATTCAAGTCGATGAAAGAAAAG TATGATGCCCACGTGGCTTGCCTTGATGAGTCG GTGCCAGAAGATGAAGTTCGTCAGTTGATCAAAGAGGCCGTTATAAAAATG aAACCAAAACCACATACCTATTTGGACTACGCCAGGAAGAAGTTACAGATATCAATGAATATCGATTTGATTACCAAAA CTCTACTATGGATCAAGAAAGGACTACCTGGCAGCATCTTCCCTGGTTGTGAATGA
- the LOC4337952 gene encoding uncharacterized protein isoform X5 has protein sequence MPKKPSLSRVASETRLLFSSWEPESPLDATSGSGKDAPADQQEGDGKRGRQRSPGDEARPKRQRKTKKKNKKQLDLLEREDDPLIQLRSLKDRFKGRLKEGVASARLKCLDTLLNESRDLSQGNESKGNLLKSLIQKAELDLWQVKELETDPTSGASQSKEEASAAASDGQGDDKERGDLQAVEAYGSPPGKEKVDLQAAKDSSPTAGRKGKGKRIIGYEAQQKESNIQDVKTSSQQETRKPKRKKQKKRQRRKMEESTENLSCRSGSSPSSSHDATSTSTIEGEPEQPSFGDLASIAQDHDDKIASDVVDIKQEQESAEDILALLDMMDKDAIQEKFNYYLKQLGFESNEYDFWSETYEPEQLTALHERLAIYRIVGYELSKGRKLGKQDIAKLKEQYNPSILRKEGYFRHYEESLEWYFDLEWCKYSGFQDYQRLVLHDNVEFLEWEHYHLNYNTYEDDLAYVRYRARLANETKWIEDYLARDITQAEWRRVKDIASVQALKIARVSGGVKAQAALAGFRDHIWSIQFDFNHYKDFDGVYFKIWKRVAKRKMNFREALLEVYREDMFPVRKNGIKYELDNTQLRFKSMKEKYDAHVACLDESVPEDEVRQLIKEAVIKMKPKPHTYLDYARKKLQISMNIDLITKSTCTLLNYQT, from the exons ATGCCGAAGAAGCCGTCGCTGTCGCGGGTTGCTTCAGAGACGCGGCTGCTGTTTTCTAGCTGGGAACCTGAATCCCCGTTGGATGCTACCAGCGGATCCGGAAAAGATGCACCCGCCGATCAACAGGAAGGCGACGGGAAGCGGGGCCGACAACGCTCGCCTGGTGACGAAGCGAGGCCTAAGCGGCAGCGcaagacgaagaagaagaataagAAGCAGTTGGATTTATTGGAGCGGGAGGACGATCCCCTAATCCAATTGAGGTCATTGAAGGATCGATTCAAGGGTCGATTGAAGGAGGGCGTTGCTTCAGCCCGATTGAAGTGTTTAGACACACTATTGAATGAGTCGAGGGATTTATCGCAGGGGAATGAGTCCAAGGGGAATTTGTTGAAGAGCCTCATTCAAAAGGCAGAGTTGGATTTGTGGCAGGTGAAGGAACTGGAAACCGATCCCACGTCCGGTGCTAGCCAATCCAAAGAAGAAGCTTCTGCTGCAGCTTCTGATGGACAGGGAGACGATAAGGAAAGGGGTGACTTGCAAGCAGTCGAGGCCTATGGTTCTCCTCCTGGTAAGGAGAAGGTTGACTTGCAAGCAGCTAAGGACTCTTCTCCCACTGCTGGGAGGAAGGGAAAGGGCAAGCGTATTATAGGGTATGAAGCACAACAGAAGGAAAGCAACATTCAAGATGTTAAAACATCAAGTCAACAAGAAACTAGAAAGCCAAAGaggaagaagcagaagaagaggcAGAGGCGCAAGATGGAGGAATCCACGGAAAATCTATCATGCCGCAGTGGCAGCAGCCCATCCTCTTCTCATGATGCAACAAGCACATCGACAATAGAGGGGGAGCCAGAACAACCATCTTTTGGGGATCTTGCGAGCATTGCACAAGACCATGATGACAAGATTGCATCTGACGTTGTTGACatcaaacaagaacaagaatcAGCAGAAGATATCCTAGCTCTCCTCGACATGATGGATAAGGATGCcatccaagaaaaattcaatTACTATCTCAAGCAGCTGGGCTTTGAGTCAAATGAGTATGATTTTTGGTCTGAAACCTATGAGCCAGAGCAACTCACTGCGTTGCACGAGCGGTTAGCCATCTACCGCATCGTAGGTTATGAG CTATCAAAGGGTAGGAAGCTTGGCAAACAGGATATTGCAAAACTGAAAGAGCAGTACAATCCGTCCATTCTTCGTAAGGAAGGATACTTCCGGCACTATGAGGAGAGTCTTGAGTGGTACTTCGATCTTGAATGGTGCAAGTACTCTGGTTTTCAAGACTATCAGCGGCTAGTGCTTCATGATAAT GTTGAGTTCTTAGAGTGGGAGCATTACCACTTAAATTATAATACCTATGAGGATGATCTAGCATATGTCAGGTATCGTGCACGCTTAGCAAATGAGACTAAG TGGATTGAAGATTATCTGGCCCGTGACATAACTCAGGCTGAG TGGCGTAGGGTTAAGGATATAGCTTCAGTTCAAGCACTGAAGATTGCAAGAGTCTCTGGTGGTGTCAAGGCACAGGCAGCTTTGGCTGGTTTCAGA GATCATATATGGAGCATTCAGTTTGATTTCAATCACTATAAGGATTTTGATGGTGTTTACTTCAAGATTTGGAAGCGGGTTGCTAAGAGAAAG ATGAATTTTAGAGAAGCTTTGTTGGAAGTGTATAGAGAAGATATGTTTCCTGTGCGCAAGAATGGTATTAAGTACGAACTTGATAATACTCAACTAAGATTCAAGTCGATGAAAGAAAAG TATGATGCCCACGTGGCTTGCCTTGATGAGTCG GTGCCAGAAGATGAAGTTCGTCAGTTGATCAAAGAGGCCGTTATAAAAATG aAACCAAAACCACATACCTATTTGGACTACGCCAGGAAGAAGTTACAGATATCAATGAATATCGATTTGATTACCAAAAGTACGTGTACTCTTCTCAATTATCAAACATGA
- the LOC4337952 gene encoding uncharacterized protein isoform X3, translating into MPKKPSLSRVASETRLLFSSWEPESPLDATSGSGKDAPADQQEGDGKRGRQRSPGDEARPKRQRKTKKKNKKQLDLLEREDDPLIQLRSLKDRFKGRLKEGVASARLKCLDTLLNESRDLSQGNESKGNLLKSLIQKAELDLWQVKELETDPTSGASQSKEEASAAASDGQGDDKERGDLQAVEAYGSPPGKEKVDLQAAKDSSPTAGRKGKGKRIIGYEAQQKESNIQDVKTSSQQETRKPKRKKQKKRQRRKMEESTENLSCRSGSSPSSSHDATSTSTIEGEPEQPSFGDLASIAQDHDDKIASDVVDIKQEQESAEDILALLDMMDKDAIQEKFNYYLKQLGFESNEYDFWSETYEPEQLTALHERLAIYRIVGYELSKGRKLGKQDIAKLKEQYNPSILRKEGYFRHYEESLEWYFDLEWCKYSGFQDYQRLVLHDNVEFLEWEHYHLNYNTYEDDLAYVRYRARLANETKWIEDYLARDITQAEWRRVKDIASVQALKIARVSGGVKAQAALAGFRDHIWSIQFDFNHYKDFDGVYFKIWKRVAKRKMNFREALLEVYREDMFPVRKNGIKYELDNTQLRFKSMKEKYDAHVACLDESVPEDEVRQLIKEAVIKMKPKPHTYLDYARKKLQISMNIDLITKRGGERGAMVVAQQGNEGTR; encoded by the exons ATGCCGAAGAAGCCGTCGCTGTCGCGGGTTGCTTCAGAGACGCGGCTGCTGTTTTCTAGCTGGGAACCTGAATCCCCGTTGGATGCTACCAGCGGATCCGGAAAAGATGCACCCGCCGATCAACAGGAAGGCGACGGGAAGCGGGGCCGACAACGCTCGCCTGGTGACGAAGCGAGGCCTAAGCGGCAGCGcaagacgaagaagaagaataagAAGCAGTTGGATTTATTGGAGCGGGAGGACGATCCCCTAATCCAATTGAGGTCATTGAAGGATCGATTCAAGGGTCGATTGAAGGAGGGCGTTGCTTCAGCCCGATTGAAGTGTTTAGACACACTATTGAATGAGTCGAGGGATTTATCGCAGGGGAATGAGTCCAAGGGGAATTTGTTGAAGAGCCTCATTCAAAAGGCAGAGTTGGATTTGTGGCAGGTGAAGGAACTGGAAACCGATCCCACGTCCGGTGCTAGCCAATCCAAAGAAGAAGCTTCTGCTGCAGCTTCTGATGGACAGGGAGACGATAAGGAAAGGGGTGACTTGCAAGCAGTCGAGGCCTATGGTTCTCCTCCTGGTAAGGAGAAGGTTGACTTGCAAGCAGCTAAGGACTCTTCTCCCACTGCTGGGAGGAAGGGAAAGGGCAAGCGTATTATAGGGTATGAAGCACAACAGAAGGAAAGCAACATTCAAGATGTTAAAACATCAAGTCAACAAGAAACTAGAAAGCCAAAGaggaagaagcagaagaagaggcAGAGGCGCAAGATGGAGGAATCCACGGAAAATCTATCATGCCGCAGTGGCAGCAGCCCATCCTCTTCTCATGATGCAACAAGCACATCGACAATAGAGGGGGAGCCAGAACAACCATCTTTTGGGGATCTTGCGAGCATTGCACAAGACCATGATGACAAGATTGCATCTGACGTTGTTGACatcaaacaagaacaagaatcAGCAGAAGATATCCTAGCTCTCCTCGACATGATGGATAAGGATGCcatccaagaaaaattcaatTACTATCTCAAGCAGCTGGGCTTTGAGTCAAATGAGTATGATTTTTGGTCTGAAACCTATGAGCCAGAGCAACTCACTGCGTTGCACGAGCGGTTAGCCATCTACCGCATCGTAGGTTATGAG CTATCAAAGGGTAGGAAGCTTGGCAAACAGGATATTGCAAAACTGAAAGAGCAGTACAATCCGTCCATTCTTCGTAAGGAAGGATACTTCCGGCACTATGAGGAGAGTCTTGAGTGGTACTTCGATCTTGAATGGTGCAAGTACTCTGGTTTTCAAGACTATCAGCGGCTAGTGCTTCATGATAAT GTTGAGTTCTTAGAGTGGGAGCATTACCACTTAAATTATAATACCTATGAGGATGATCTAGCATATGTCAGGTATCGTGCACGCTTAGCAAATGAGACTAAG TGGATTGAAGATTATCTGGCCCGTGACATAACTCAGGCTGAG TGGCGTAGGGTTAAGGATATAGCTTCAGTTCAAGCACTGAAGATTGCAAGAGTCTCTGGTGGTGTCAAGGCACAGGCAGCTTTGGCTGGTTTCAGA GATCATATATGGAGCATTCAGTTTGATTTCAATCACTATAAGGATTTTGATGGTGTTTACTTCAAGATTTGGAAGCGGGTTGCTAAGAGAAAG ATGAATTTTAGAGAAGCTTTGTTGGAAGTGTATAGAGAAGATATGTTTCCTGTGCGCAAGAATGGTATTAAGTACGAACTTGATAATACTCAACTAAGATTCAAGTCGATGAAAGAAAAG TATGATGCCCACGTGGCTTGCCTTGATGAGTCG GTGCCAGAAGATGAAGTTCGTCAGTTGATCAAAGAGGCCGTTATAAAAATG aAACCAAAACCACATACCTATTTGGACTACGCCAGGAAGAAGTTACAGATATCAATGAATATCGATTTGATTACCAAAA